tttttgagcagtgtacaTTAAATGTATCCTCAAGCAGAGTTACAGTAACATGTCATCCTTATATAGCAATTTGCATTACAAATTTCATTACATAGCAGACTCTTTGATCTTGGAGAGTGActtgcgtgggtgtgtgtgtgtgcgtgtgtgtgtgtgtgtgtgtgtgtgtgtgtgtgtgtgtgtgtgtgtgtgtgtgtgtgtatgtcaggcGAGGCTCCAACGTGTCTCTGACGCTGGACATGTGCACCCCGGGCACCACGGAGCCCTACGGGGCGATGCTATCCCCGCGGGATCAGACCACCCAGGAGTACCTGCAGAAGGCCTCCAACGTGCTGACCGCAGCCCAGCTGCACGCCAGGGCCCTGGACGATGCTGTGCTGCAGGCGGAGTTCTACGTGAGTCTGCATGCGTGACCATCACCGTGTGCATACAGCCTGCAGCGTGCAGTGCACGTTAACCCTGCTCTGGTGACCTGGCAGTGCATGTTAACCCAGCTCTGGTGACCTGGCAGTGCACGTTAACCCAGCTCTGGTGACCTGGTTGAGGCAGAACTCTATGTTGTTCTCTGTGGACCTCATTGCGTATTTAAATGTTCCTGGTCCTCagaggaaaaacaaaaacagatatGTGCACACCATGTTCAGATAGAAGTGAATGAGAACCAAAGATACCCAGAGAGCAgttcatgtgcatgtttgtgtctgtgttgaggCCATGGGCTTAGCACAATCAACGCCAGACAACAGTAGAGTTGCAATGCTTCACCCTTTCACTCTGTAACAAAAGCTACTACTCTCTGCTGTTTGGAGTTCATAGTGGAATGTAGCATGATATACATCACTGGCTGTGACATGTAGAACCATATTGacaatgcacatacagtatttgtgtTCTAATATCTTAACAGGAGACTCCAATGAACTTTGTGGACCCAAAGGAATACAGCATCCCTGGTGTAGTGCGGAAAAATCGATACAAGACCATTCTTCCTAGTAAGTGTTGCCGGACATGAATTCAGTGATGCTTAAGATGACAGTTGACTGCAAGATGTATTTTCATTAACACCAAATGTTATTGTGATAAACCTAGAATTATCCATAATACTTTTGCATGGATCATATTACAAACACCTGGGAAACTAATTAAATATGTTGAAGATCAGGACACAGTACGGAACATTTGTGTTATAGCAATTTGATTCAAGTCCGTTTGTTTCAAACAATTTGATTTGAGTTAGTTTGTTTCCAGCACAgttttatttgtgtgcatgtttcccCCTGTATTTTCAGTCATTATAGTTACAGCACACTGTACTGCAGTAAACGAGTTAGTGTGTTTGGCGCGGGCTCAGTTACCCAGATGGGAGATGTGAGATGTGAGCTTTGGTAAGCGCTAGCTAAAGGCAGCGCACTCCTGTCTTTCAGACTCACACAGCAGAGTGCGCCTTAGCGCCACGGACGAAGACGACTTCCTCAGCACCTACATCAATGCCAATTACCTGCGGGTGAGTGGTCTCGCCTTTATTGAGTCTGCTGCGTGCAATGCACTTTGAATGCTGTAAAATGACACAATCACTTTCCTTTACTGAACAGCTGATGTACGGCTCAGTTCGGTATAGTATCTACTGTGCCAGTCATACTAAGCTTGAGCTTGTTTTGTTGCATATAACCTGtatataactgtataattatacaTTTAAATAATGTATGTAACTACATAATAAAGTTACTAAAAGTGCTCCAGTACTGCTACCTGTTTCAACTGATGGGTTCGGGCTGTGCTGTGTGACTTAGagctgactgtgtttgtgtgtgtgtgtgtgtgtgtgtgtgtgtgtgtgtgtgtgtgtgtgtgtgtgtttgtgctgcagGGCTATGGGGATGAGGAGAGGGCTTACATCGCCACCCAGGGCCCGACGGTCAACACGGTGGGGGACTTCTGGAGGATGGTGTGGCAGGAGCGCTCGCCCATAATCGTCATGATCACCAACATCGAGGAGAAGAACGAGGTCAGACTCAACCCACTGGCACCATACTGCGCTGTGTATATgccacaccacaaacacacacatgcgattacatgcaaacacaacaaacacacgcaaTTACATGCAAACACAACCACAGGTTCTTCCTCATTCAGTACACACGAAAATACTCAGTCTAGTAACCATGAACCATGCTACAGTATATTGGAACCAGGGCCATAACAAGCACATGTAATGGCCCAGCTGTTGTTGTTTTACATCATGTGGTACAGTATGATGACATGGCTGTGCTGTGTTTGAACGTGTCACCATGCAGAAGTGCGCAGAGTACTGGCCAGAGGATACTGTGACTTGTGAGGGGATCCAAATCACAGTAAAACAGCTCATCCAGGCCGACGACTACAGTCTTCGGATCTTTTCTCTGAAGGTGACTGTGTTGcggatttatgtgtgtgtgtgtgtgtgtgtgtgtgtgtgtgtgtgtctgtctgtctgtctgtctgtctgtacccGGATCATGctgatctgtgtctgtctgtaaacATGTTTGAATATCTCTAAAAAGTCTGGCAGATTGTTTTGAATAGCTGTTCATTATTCCgggggaagggaggaggagaataTTTCGTATGTCATTCCAATCATGCATTTACTTGCTGTCTTGCTCTGGAAGCATTGCTGTCATGGCAACTACTGTAATATCCTTAGCAACACAGTGTCAAACATAAATGAAGAAATTCTGGTGGCTGAAAATAACTCTATACTCTGTTCGGAGGGCCAGTGTTTTCTACACTACAGAGTGTGCCACCAATACAGTGTCATATCGTAGTGGGGCCATATCAAATATGTATTTGGGTTACAGAGGGACACAGATCTCTTCAGGAGCCAGGAGGATGTTGTCctggattctttttttttttttgtgggcaAATAAGCATACTTTTTTGCTTAAATAGTAGACTTAGTGCAACAGAGGGGTTGATTTACAAACCTGATTGGTGATTTACATACCTGCTGAACAAGCCcactgtgttttgtgtgcgtgtgtgtgcgtgtttgtgtgcatgtgcatgtgtgtgtgtgtgtgtgtgtgtgtgtgtgtgtgtgtgtgtgtgtgtgtgtatgtgtgtgtgtgtgtgtgtgtgtgtgtgtgtgtgtatgtgtgtgtgtgtgtgtgtgtgtgtgtgtgtgtgtgtgtgtgtgtgtgtgcgtgtgtgtgtgagtttgtgtgtgtgtgtgtgtgtgtgtgtgtgtgtatgtgtgtgtgtgtgtgtgtgtgtgtgtgtgtgtgtgtgtgtgtgtacatgtgtgtgtgtggtttgcagtgtgaggaagaggagcgGAGCCTAAAGCAGTATTGGTACACCTCATGGCCTGACCAGAAGACACCAGACAAGGCCCCGCCCCTCCTCGAACTGGTCCAGGAAGTAGAGGAGGCACGGGAACAGGCTCCGCCCGGAAGTGGCCCAGTCATCGTCCACTGCAGGTAGTCCATGCTTATTACATTCTTTTAGTATCACATTTGTTTTACACAAGGAACAAAATGTCTTTTAGGTGGAGGACATAAAATAATGCAAGGGGCTTCTGGAAGACTGGAAGGCTGCTCAAGGCTTCAGAAAGTGCAGTGCaacacaagacaaaaaaaaagtgcaaGAAAAGAATTGGATTTAAAAGATGAAGTATATTTCATTTTTTATAGCCACTAATAAGTTGCGATGATAGATGCATACAGGCACTGTTTACAGTCTAGTATTAGATAAGGGTGCGCAAGATTGCTTATTGCTGTTAAATCGCATTATTTCAACTTGTAAATATTCAACTTCTGTTATGTTGTGAAGCCTTTCAACATCTCCCATGTAGTCCTTGGGGAGGAATCCAACACTGGGGCTTTCATTCGGAAAATACCTGTCAAAAAAAATTATCTCCAGCATCTTCCCCTAACTCCATGTGGCTTCCCGGAGCCATGATTACAAACCAGCCCGCGGCCCGAGGTCACCCAGCGGACTGTGCATTAACTCCCGGGTGTGGAGAGGCTCTGACACAGATGAAATGTGCCAGTGAAAATGGCCCTGGGCAGGAGTGGCCTTGGGTGACTCACCTGATGAAGGCCGCTGTGTGAGGGCTGGGGCATGAGAGGTCATTTTCACTCCCAGAGATCCTGATCGTAACTCAATTCAatgtctctcctttctctcgcACTCAACGTTATGCCTCATTGAGGATTTAGAGATCAACTCGCAACTTGTCGCATGGCTTTAGCCCAGTAGACTGAGCCTATCTCACAGTATTTTCTTTTGCAACAGATTTTTGCCATCTCTATTAACCTTAGTTGCCATGATCACAAGGGTGGGGCCATCTTTGTTTACTTTGTGTGGATTCACTGATGCAGATTTAGACCACAACATTACAAATGGAGGACCAAAGAAACACACTCTTTGCAGAAGGTTTGGTGAACACACCCTCAAATGTCACCTCTCTTCAAGGACACTAATGGCAGGGCCTTTCTGGGTGCCAGACACACTGGAAGCAATGCATTGGAACATGCCTTTGGCTCAGAGCATGCTTAAGGTCATGACGTACATAAATTAGTTTATTAACACATTTTTAATGATTAGATAAAAGCAGACGCTACTAAGAGGCATGATGTTTCATAACAATGTGACTACAAGCCTAAACAAATTTAGTCATGCAGAATTAATTGCAAAGTGTAAGGCATAGCCTATTAGCGCCATACTTTCCAATCATTCCATTTAATAGGTTTGCTGAAAATGCAGGCAAAGAAGACAAAAACAGTCTTATTTAGAAGTTGGTTTGGTTAAGGTGATGTTACAGTAATTGTTCAACTGCAATTTTAAATATCAACCAGCCATCTGTGAAGTCTCTGTAGGCAGACTATCATGTGGTTAAGTGTTACCACATTTGGAACtccagcaatgtgtgtgtgcatagaatAGTATTCAAGCTTGAATTGTGGCTGACACAACTCCTAATACATTTCCAACAttctaaaatattttttgtatttaccAGCGATGTGAAATGACTGATTGCTAACATGATTGAAGGCGCGTCAGAGTATAACTATTGTATGTTCCCGTGTTTTCTTTTGACCacacatcatgtgtgtgtgtgtgtgtgtgtgtgtttgtgtgcacatcaTGTGTGCCCTGTCACATCTTAGCTTagagttgctttgtcatgtgtTGGTGGAGGGCTTTGTCATGTGTTGATGGAGGGCTTTAAAAGTCAGCTGCAGGGTCTTAGTGCCAGTCCTGTCAGGCCTCCCAGGGCCTCCTGCCGATCTCACTGCCCTAATAGCATCCCGTCCCCAGCTAGCTCCCAACACCCCCACTGTCCACCCTCTACTGGATGACCTTTCAGTTTGCTGTTCtgtcaaaaacaaaatgttCCCTTCAGGCAGGATGGAGGAATGATTTGTTGTGGTCGTTGTCCACGGTTCTATCCAAAAGTGGTTGACAACATTTTCTTTTGCATACGATTCGGTGGATCATTTGCCAGTTCAGATTTAGAATAAGCCGACAGATTTAGATCACAATCTCATcaatatgttgttgttgttgtttttctcttgcatgtttgtttgtttgtttatttgtctggTTGGGATCTACAGCGCTGGCATCGGCCGTACTGGCTGTTTCATTGCCACAAGCATCCTCTGCAAGCAGCTGAGAAATGAAGGGGTGGTAGACATCCTCAAGACAACCAGCCAACTGCGCCTAGACAGGTGAACCCAAACCCACTCTCATTGCACCAGCTCAATAACAACTACACTACAGTCTCAGACATTTTTTGACAAACATGATGAAAGTGTAAATTAATTAATGAACATTTAGTCACACTTTACTTGGATGGTCTCCCATGGACCATCTACATCTACAAGATGCTCAGATTAAGCAAACTATTTAGAAGTTGTTTTGGTTAAGGTGATGTTACAGTAATTGTTCAACTGCAATTTTGAAGGCTGAACTTAAATATCAACCAGCCATCTGTGAAGTCTCTGTAGGCAGACTATCACGTGGTTAAGTGTTACCAAATATTCTCCTCCATTTTGTCTGTCTAACTGAAGTCAACTGTCTTTGGCTTC
The Alosa sapidissima isolate fAloSap1 chromosome 14, fAloSap1.pri, whole genome shotgun sequence DNA segment above includes these coding regions:
- the ptpn5 gene encoding tyrosine-protein phosphatase non-receptor type 5, coding for MTQNSMQALPTADDTQKEQESEATGTPDSVEEVAGESLWDRAWRTALTAGAFLSLYAISQILGVWVVYMLNGYHAFPAAHKVLDLMQFLLSSTDQEASAQEQVEIWRVETLCPLLATLFLGVVILGTGTLFCIRTLVPGPHPTFPDDRRQSMSRQPSFTYSEWTDAKTDDFFDLDPVPETPVFDCFMDMKADSDHGTLSVKAVGLQERRGSNVSLTLDMCTPGTTEPYGAMLSPRDQTTQEYLQKASNVLTAAQLHARALDDAVLQAEFYETPMNFVDPKEYSIPGVVRKNRYKTILPNSHSRVRLSATDEDDFLSTYINANYLRGYGDEERAYIATQGPTVNTVGDFWRMVWQERSPIIVMITNIEEKNEKCAEYWPEDTVTCEGIQITVKQLIQADDYSLRIFSLKCEEEERSLKQYWYTSWPDQKTPDKAPPLLELVQEVEEAREQAPPGSGPVIVHCSAGIGRTGCFIATSILCKQLRNEGVVDILKTTSQLRLDRGGMIQTAEQYQFVHHVLSLYEKQQSYQTEE